TAAAACGTTAAGAGTTGTCTTTTAGATTTTCTGTAGCACGCCTGCTAACGGTTACTTATCTAACGCTAACTGTAGCGCAGGGTGACATAATGCTAAATAaaagtagctagctaacgttaccgtaacgttagctaaattaaacataattgaCCCAAAGTGGTTATTTTCAAATGCGTACAGACTTTATATGTAGCCACAGAAGACCTTAATATCGTGCTGGTGATTTACGCTTATTTAACTTTACAGTCTAGCTAGTGTGTTGCATTGCAAAGTGGAAAGTTCGGTGTTGCGAGGATTATGAAGTAGCGCGAAGCTATAGGTCCAAAGTGGAGGATAAACAGAAACCTTTTCTGACCTTTTGGAAAATACATAACCGAAGTTAACCGAAAAGTAAGTTAAACCGCAAATAACAGCTTTTTCCGCACACTTCAGGACGCATTTTGGTTATCCAATGTAACGTTCACTTTTACTTTGGATTTTTACAAATCTATATTAATATTTTGCACACCCTGCACAAAACCATACACCCTTAAAACAgttgtattgtacatatttggTATTGTGTATTGTAATATTTCTATTCTATATCTACGTTCTTGACTATTACAGTACATTGCTCTATTGTTTAACTTAATAATGTTGATGAAAGGGGAATTCCTACATGTGAgctgtttttctgtcattttgcaGCTTCCACTGTCTCTGCTGAAGACTGCCCAGAACCATCCTATGGTGAGGAGACACTGAAGCAGTTAGCACTTGATGGGCTACAACTTGACATAGTTTACCATCGAAGATAATTACATTAATTGATTAATATTTAGCCTATAAACTGTTTATCATTATAAGTAAAGTAATTTGATGGTATCAGATCAGAAGTGATCAGTGAAAAATGCTTAcagactgaaagaaaaataatctaaaGTTTCAGATTTGATGTGAAACAGTTTTCCAATCTATTATCATCATACTACATATTGGACCCTGTTCTATGGGCTGCTGTTGCTGGCTCTTTCATTTCCAGGTGAAATTAGTTAAGAATGCTTTAAAAACTACCTCCAATCTTAACTACCTTCTCAACTTCCTAATTGAATTGGATGAagttcagtttgtttgttttttttctgttattatttattgtaactTGATATCTCTGTAGCCTATAAGAATagctgtgtgttgttttctgcTGTAGCCTCTGTCATGTCATCCACTCTTGCGTTGTCTCGTCAAGGTTCTAAAGCAGCacgctgttttttttgtgtcctttCTCTCCTCAGCTGGTGGAGCTGAAGAACGGAGAGACATACAATGGTCACCTGGTCAGCTGTGACAACTGGATGAACATCAACCTGAGAGAAGTCATCTGTACCTCGAGGGTAAAGCTGAGCTCTGGTCTCACATCTCTGCTGTTACTAAAACTGTAGATATAGGCTTCTTACTATGAAGTAGGTAAAAGTAGTCATCTCTGTGGTCCAGTGTTTACATGTTCAGTAGATTAGGCTGTAGGTGTCAGTGTTGTCTGCATACTCTGCTCTGAAAATGTTACAGACCAATACCTACAGATACTTAACCAAACACTCTCATATACACATACTagaactttttttcacaaacaattTGGGatataagaaagaaaaaccGACAGCAACAAATGACAATCACTCCCATCTAAACAGTACAACAGAATACCATGCAACCTAGTCTAAAGGTCCTCTACGAACTGAAGCTTGTTAAGCCCacctattttgttgttgtagttttacttttttactttgttgacAAGGTGACATTATGTTTGGGATGCACTGACACTTGATGTCAGTCGAGTGCCGATGTAGGTTgcgcatgcatcactttgcgacaagtagcctacaagatgctaacgagagacttctataacaacaatacaataaaaatggacctacataGTTCATTCACTGCTGGCTTCAAGctaacaatcaaacacaactaagacTGTCACTTGACTAGCAttctgagctaacgttagcaatcagaCAATCATAGAtggctaaaacgttttttgaaatgattccatcttctgttattgtttgtaattagaACTGAATACTAATTATTTCatgatttcacaaatttcagtatgacatgttatggcgtaaaccgtttaaatctgagcatgatCACAaatcacatctgcactcaactcacatcgggtagtgacacCCTCACTCTACTCTTAACAGGATGGAGACAAGTTCTGGAGGATGCCCGAGTGCTACATCAGAGGAAGCACCATCAAATACCTGCGAATCCCAGACGAGATCATTGACATGGTGAAGGAGGAGGTGGTGTCGAAGGGGCGTGGACGTGGAGGCACCCAGCAGAACAAACAGCAGGGCAAAGGCAGAGGAGGAGCCGGCCGTGGTGAGTGGAACCACTTCTGATGGTCAGACAGTTGTTGGTTGTTTCTCTGCTAGTCCACACACTCTCAGGAGCATCAAAGGTTTTGCCTAAAACACATGTAGGAGGTCTCTTGTAAAAGAATTCTGGCAAgtgataacaataatataaaaattacCAGACcctcctttttatatttatcttgCTTTCGTATTTCTCTGTGTAGGTCTGTTTGGCGGTCGGGGCAGAGGAATGACTGGTCCTGGTCggggccagcagcagcagcagcagctgcagcagcaggataAGAAACCAGGCAAACCACAGGGAATGAAGAACCAGCACTAACATAACACCTAACAACACACCCCGTTCATCAGAGTAATTTCTCCCTCAGTACATGAAGATTAAATTGActctcttgtgttttcttctgctgtgatgtttgtcacaacagaacattgCAAAAATCACACCGGGAGATGTTAAGAGAAGATGTGCTTTTGcactgaattttgtttttttagcatctGTAAGTTGgtattaacagttttttttagtatgaCCATTTTCCAGTGTATCAGTCAGGGCTGACAGACTCCTTCTTTAGAATCACTCATCATAATATGTCATCACAACTTTGCAAGAACGTTTTGTatcataaataacattgtattgTCTGAAAAACGTTTCCTATCAGTTGGTACACTGGAATGAGGTTTTTAGTTGTAGTTATTTTTGTCAGCTGGTCTCTTCAGGTGTAGTTTTCATGGTTAAGAAACTGCCTAGCCCCAACTTCTGTtgcatgaatatttttttaacttgctccttatttttgtgttgtttgtgacgTTCTGTGGTGTGTCTGCTGCACCGTACGGTCCGATCATGGCAGGTGGACCAGTTGACTGGCAGTTGGGACAAGAATTCAGTGCCTGAAAATGTACACTTTTGTTGAAGCGTTTGTGAGATGACACATTATGATTATTAGGATTTctagaaaggaaaaaaaacattctcataTTCTTAAGTCTGAAATGGATAAGTCAAATGTCTGTCGTGTTGGTTgggtttcattttatttttgtaacaaaagacgatgttgtaatttatttacatgagaataaaacaacttttgtgaAAGCGGTCGTACTTATTTACAACAGTGTTGACTACACTTTTTCACTTCCCTTGGATAAGTGTTATTTAAACTATATTGAGATTACAATTTTGATTTAGGTTTTAACTAATGATGGGGTTTAAAGTCCATAACAAAAAAGCAGATCTGTAATGAATAAAAAGGCTTCATAGGTGGATGATGTACTGTACAATCAAAACAAGTTAAAACCCCCTGGGAATTTGCAGTCACGGCAGTTGTTTGTTCACATAAACAAATTTATATCTTTAATGGGACAGAGCAATTTTTTTGGAAGCATAATCTTACAAATTGTCTCTAACATGTAAACTTGATGGAATGTGGAACTATATTACCAAATTGCAATCTGATTGATTTGTCACTTTAATCACAGATTAAAAAGGCAAGGTTTTAGGCAGTTGGTATTTACAATTAACTATGCATACTTGTAACTTCTGAGTAAATTTATATTACTGCAAAAACATTGAATTCTAACAATAACGGAgtaaaacatgagaaaaatacaacacacacaggggagGGAGATATATGTACATTTATGTGTGCCCTAAAGCTGCCAGGCCTGCTGATGAAACAGGAATGATTCCTTTCCATAGCTAAAGCCAAGGTACGCCTTCATCCTTAAGCTGTTTATAACTTATGACACAAGGCTGGTGGCCCACTAATGTGTGACCAAACAATTGAATCAGAGGTCCTTTTGGGACACACGTATGATTTTGTCATGGGTGCTGCTGATCTATATGCAGTCTGCCATACTCCTTAATTCTTTGCCTCCAGCTCCTGAAGTTACGGAAATGCCATCTCCATGCattgaatattttcatttttttagacCCTGCCATTTCCTTACTGTCCAGCAGCTGTCCCTAGAACTTTACTGTCTCAGCCACAAAAGCCATTCACCATTCCCTATTCCCCCTGATGCAGCCCAGTATCAGTCCTCAGTCAGTACCTTGACAGTTTGTCTTTGTTGCAGCACGATATGAGGAAGATATGTTATATGCAACaacattgttgaatattgcGATAATACTACTTGCaataaacagagacattttaatgtttgcttacatttaaagtgcagttACCATGGAATGCTATTTTATTAAATAGTAAACGAtttaatattacataaataaatacacatgcCTATGGAATACAtcctaaaataaacaaatgaataaattgaaatttgaaattgtgaaattTACCTTTTATTAAGTCccctaaaatatataaatgtaaaccctatttgtttatttgttgaaCTACATTgactcatttatatttttatatttacattaatttgtATTACTATGCTGTATATATTATATGCCTTAATTTATTTCAGAATGTATTTTAtaggcatatttatttatttgtgtagacttattattcatttatttagtattgAATAAATTGGAATTCCATTGTTTTCTACTGATACTCAAAAAAATCCCTTAGTGTCTTTTGTGATGTGACACAGTCGTTTATGATGTGGGGTAATTGCACAAGTTGATGtcgcaatgacaataaaaaaagtgatttatagTGAAGCCCCAGTCACTTATCAGCATAGTGTTCCAACTATTACTCCGCCTGGTCTGCCCGTCTCAGCACCAATGACCAATTGCCGGTCATTAGTCTTCTTGGTACTGTGGCTTGTTCAGACTGATCCGTTGCCGACCTTTTGCTGGACACTTGTAggagtaaaaaatgtttttttgaatccAATTCTGCCTCCGTTGTCTATATTTATCATTTATGTTATTCTAACATGTGTACAGATTGGGATGTAGTTGTCCAATTATACCTTTAAACTCTGAAATCCTTATTGTTATCACATCCGTCTGTGCATTGGAATGTTGTGAACACAGTGCAATTAAGCAACAACTTTATAATGGATGGAGCCAATTTCAGCCATCTTTTACAGTTATCTGTCTGACAAAGCTCTTCCCAAGACAATTTGCCTTTGTACTTAAAGATGCGCTGTGGCAATTTCAACGAGTAGCTCTACAGCACATTATTTGGATGAGCTGGTCTCTGTACTTAGTGCATATCATGCTCTACTACCAGCTTTTGCTAAAAAATGCACTGTAGGCAAGGAGTAAATGTTAACCAGAAGCTTTATCAGTCCAAGATAAACATGCCATCTGACTTATCAGATCCTGTAAATACTGGATTTTTAAATTAGATAGAACAGGACCACTGGAAGAAAAATAGCAGTAAAGGAGAAGACTGAGGAGCAGAACAACATTTgaagtttaattaaaaactaaggCTTTGCAAAAGCAGGTGAATTGCCAAAAGGTCTATTTTACGTTCATGGCACTGAAATGAGTGGGATGGGTTAGGGTTGGTGGGATGCTTTGAGTTTATGTGGGGGGAATGAGAGGAATACTTCCTCCCAAAATTCAGGCAAGCACAATATCTAAGATGGCATTTGGGAGAGAGGAAAATACAATTTTCCACTGCCACTGAATTGCCATTGCTGGGTTGAATTGTTGGCCGTGCTAACAGGAttggactttgtgtgtgtgtgtgtgtgtatgtgtgtttgtgtgtgtgtgtttttgtgagtgtgtgtgtttgtgtgtgtgtgcgtgtgttgggGTGTGGGGGCTAACCACAGTGATAAGCTATTTAgtcctctttttttaccaccCACACATCTCTTCCACAGACACTCTATTGCAGGCGCCAGCCAATCACTACCTCCTTCTCTTTCTATTCCTTTAACCTGCGTCACTCTGCatgtgttgccatggtgatcACCGATGCTCCCCccacattttgtttctctgactCTTTGAAGCTGCCTTGTGGCTGATGATGCAAGCAGGCTGCACACATCATCACTTCCCTTAGGAAGAAGGCCTATTTTTACCACTGGGCACAAAGTATACCAAGCTGCCCAACATATTTATGGAACCACATCTAATCCCAACCTGTCTGGAAATACATCTCTACCCCCACattctgcatctctctctctccctctccattcGTCTAACGTAAATGCTGTTCcttcaaatgcttatttttatttcttgaatTGAGATGACAGTATGTCATGTGTCATTTTGAAACCAGTTTACTATTAGAACTATGCCGTAATTTTTGTAGACAGCAACCACATATTACCCCATATCGGGAATGTGCTagatggaaaaaataaaatgaataggAAAAAGTCAACACAATGGACACTGGATGTTTGCAATAGAATACATGTGCtgaggttttcttttcttttcttttcttttctttgccaGGTTTAAATTGGAGCAAGCTAGAGCTGAGCTCTATCTCCTTCAATATCATATCACACTTCACTTTCAGTAGGCTATTAGTAGGCTACTTAATGGTTAAGTAATCAGTCGTTAATGATTAACCACTCAGTGTGATGCATTACTTAATTTGCAGGTAAGCACAATGCTTCACTTAAGGTAATTAATGGTTATGtaattttttgttaatattaacTACTTTGTATGATGCACTACTGTATTTGCAGGTACGCACAATTCTTCACTGGAGCTTGAGTCCAAGTCATTCAGGACCTACATTCTTGTGTAGTCTTCCTTATTACAAATTGTTACAGTTTCTCGCGCTGGGTGTGGCCTGCAAAGGCCAGGCAATATAACACATTCATGGTACAACCTACAGCCTAACCCACTTTTTGGGCTGTGAGCTGGCAGTATTAACCAATGAGCCACTGTGCAGATGCGACAGATCAACCTGTTGTCCTCCTACAGTTACTTATTTACTGTGGAGGTTATACATTTTTCTAACACATtcttaatgtactgtatatataaatgtgtatacATTGTGTCTTTGTGGTAGCAATAAGCATTAATTACCAGACAAGACCAACAGCCTCAAGCGTGCATTGCCATGAAACAGTTAAAAACTTTCCACAAATTgtaattaacatttttctgtttcacaGTTAGATGGAACATGGATAGAAACCTCCATTTGAGGTTAATGAAGCACCTTGCTCAACActggaaaaataacattaatatcaATGATTCTGTGGGACTGTTGCTGTAGctccaaaatccaaaatataaaaatataatgtaaaaaaagataagCAGGCTATAGCACTGTATACACTCTCAGCACTATGATGTTAAACCTGTTAAATAAACAACTAAACTGATAAACataatgtatgtaaataatataaaataaaaatgagtacTAAATGAATTTGATTAGTTATATTAAAATGCCAGTGTGAACTTGGTGTCAACGTGTCATTCAGTGTTAATTTGTAAGTACAGGTCTTAATAATGTTCTAATacgatgttttattttgttccatGTGTACAGTAACATGTTCtagaaaacaaaatatcaaGTGTGTgctcttgtcttgtttttctaaaaCAGCTTATGTTTAACCATGAATTGGTGTAGGCCTGGTGAGGTTTTGTGGTTAAGTGTGTgaaattttgtgtgtgtgtgtgtgtgtgggtatatgtgtgtataatagGGTTCGGTACAAACCAACAGCAAGTTCTCACTCATACACTCACGCACTCACATTGTGCACGGGGTTCCTACGTCCTCCATGAACGTGGAACTTCCTCCACTTTGAAACTTAGTCATCAGGCGTATTGGAGCACATTAGTAGGACAAATACTTGTGTACCCACACTTGTTCTTTACTATATTTACCACTGAATGTATAGtgctgaacaaaaaaacaaatcttaatttCAAAATATCCAACAGATCATCAAATTCTAAAAATATCATTTGCCCTAATCCCATTCTCGTCCCGTTGAAGAAAGGAGGCGTGGCAAAATGTCCATGCTGTGAAGACACAACACAGTCCTTCCTTCATGTGTACACATTGAACCACAgaacctttttaacattttaggtATTTCATGATctgatctttatttttttacatatttatggtGACTGAAGGGGACTTAAGCCTGCGTTGTGTATTTGCTGTTCCAAACAGCCACACTTGAAATTAGGGTAAAAAAGATGGCCGTCATAGAGGCAAGACATAGGCAAATGGGAAAGCAGTGCATTTTTTCAGTCTTTCCTGGAAGGCATTTATAGTGTCGCACTGAGTTGTGACCATGAAAAGTAACGCATAGttgtgtaaagaaagaaaatggagagCTTTGAGTTCCACTTCACACAGCTGGCCAGTCGTGTCAGAAGGGGAGGTGAACGTCACGTGAAGGTTTCTGAAAGTTAGAAAATAAGTTCTGATTTTGAAGTTGGTGTAGGGGGAGGGCACTGGTTTCAGCATGTTTATGCCTTTAAGGCTTAATATTGTTCTACAAATACATATAGTCATGTGTCATTCATCATCAACATTACCACCAAAGAGGTTTAAGATTACATCACCATATCTGCAgcaatgtatttttatgaacCCACAATGATCATGTGTGAAAGATAAGTGCTGCAAATTGAAATGAGATCTAAGATTAGGTTTTATTTGacgtgtgttttatttttgagcacacgtgcacacacaaagtcacataCCTGCTATTCAGGCACTGTATCATTGTTGGCCTGGTATTTATCTTTTATCAACTACTTTGAAAGAATGCCTTGCAAGCTTATTCAATATCAAATTGCATCCAATGCATGTTCACTTCCAAACCAGCTGCCAGCAACACCATACAACCCTTATTTAGTTTACAAACCTCAGGTTCACATGGAATTCATAGAAATTAAGGTGAAAGTAAGCTTTAAAGTTTCTTTCTGACAGAAGAAGATGAATGCTCATTTCTATCAATATGTTGGACTTCGACAAAACGAATATGCATTCTCAGGCAGGAActctaaattacatttttacattttgaatttaattttcatCATTCACAcgcaaaagaaaaatctaaatctaaatttcaaaatgtttcgCTGTCATTACTCATTTTTCACAAGTGTTTTCTTATGTTCACCTGCTACTGCAACAAAATTGGCGTGTGTTTCAAAAATCATAAGGCTAAATTCACTGATTTTTTTGTgccttattgtgtgtgtgtgtgtgtgtgtgtgtgtgtgtgctacatcCTTTTCCAGCTACAGCCTGCCTTTTTTCTTGACTGCAGGCTCAGCACCCCCACTCTCTCAACACTGATACTCAgctttttgacaaaaatatctCTTCCCCCCCCACCTCCATTTCCGCCAGTTTTGAGAGATCTGACATCACAGGGTCCATCATGTGATCCACCCACACAAAGCTTTGCAGTGATATACGGGGCCTACCTGTGACGCACATACCTCCTCTGTGTAACCCTTTACAAGCCAGAGCACTGTTTGCTAATGGAAGAAATAATTTGGCCCCATTTCTGTATTCATGGACAAACCAAGCATGGGAACCAAACTGAGACGTGTCACATTAAAGGAACCATTCAgttaatttattttgacatgaagTTTGTTTGTCgtgcaaaatgtttttatacaaGTGTTTAAACTTATTAGGATAAAACACCTTTAAATCTACCATCTTGTTGTGAAGGGGGTCCCAACATATAGGATATCACAATCAGTACATAACAAAAAAGAGtgatagaataaataaaaatagacatacaaaacagacaaagcaCATACATTCATCAATGGAAACATTGAAAATCTTACAACCAAAGTAGTCATTAATAGATGAACAGTTGAGTGAAAGTAATACAGTCAGGTATGAACGGTATTCACAAAGAAAGTATAGACTAGtagtgtattattattattataagtattgTAAACTTATAGGTGTTAGCAAACATAACAAGATTACAAAGGGAGACTAAATTAATTTTGAATGTGGCGGGGATAGTCCGGAAAATCCTAACAAAATGTTCTAACCTTGCACAAACAGAGCTTCCACTAGTGCTCACCAAACTTGCACTAAAGATGTCCgcctcattttcatttttaaagaaatccacTGAAAATAAACATTGGTAATATTCTTTAAACTCTTCTTGA
This sequence is a window from Etheostoma cragini isolate CJK2018 chromosome 9, CSU_Ecrag_1.0, whole genome shotgun sequence. Protein-coding genes within it:
- the lsm4 gene encoding U6 snRNA-associated Sm-like protein LSm4, whose translation is MLPLSLLKTAQNHPMLVELKNGETYNGHLVSCDNWMNINLREVICTSRDGDKFWRMPECYIRGSTIKYLRIPDEIIDMVKEEVVSKGRGRGGTQQNKQQGKGRGGAGRGLFGGRGRGMTGPGRGQQQQQQLQQQDKKPGKPQGMKNQH